In Eremothecium gossypii ATCC 10895 chromosome II, complete sequence, the genomic window TTGAGGAAGAGACTGCGTCCTGCATATCTGATATGTTCCAATACCTGACAAGTTACGACCAGTTTAAAGGGATTGATTCAGCCGCCTTATTTGTGCTGAAATTGGAGTGTCTTTTTAAAGCTCTGGATTCGCTGGAATCGGTAGGTAAGTATAGCTTTGTCGATTCAAAGAAACATGAACCAAAAAATACTGTCTTGTGTGCCCCAGAGTCAGACGCGAATGAAAATATGTCTTCCAAATACTCTAAATTCCCAAGAAATCTTTCAACGAAGATAATGATTTATTTGCAACTTTTACGGAAAATGGGCTCGGCATTGAAAGAGAAGGAAGTTAGTGTTGGCTCCTTTATGTCGGTTATTACTAGCCTGGCGCATTTTTTAAAATTGCTTGTACGCTACGGCCTATACAATGCGTTGGAACATAGTAAAGCTGTACACACTTCAAATGCACTTGTTAAGTTCCTACGAGAAATAAAGAAGAATGAGACTTACCAGCGTGATCCATTTAACTATATTAATGTCACTATACATGCCACTGACTGTTGTGCTGCTTGTGAGAAGTATATACAGGAAGAGTGCGTCCAGTACCAAGATAATAGATGGCATTTGGGGTGCTTTCAATGCTCCAAATGTAAAAAGGGAATCGAGCTACGCGATATTGGAGACGCTGCCTGCAATAAAATGCTCAAGCATATTTACTGTGCGCAGTGTTCAGTCACAGATCCGGATTCTAAGCCGGGCTTTAAACCAATAACCAAGCTAAGTCAATTGATATTTTTACTGAAAATTGCTTTGGTGCGTTCCAGAGTCGTAATGGCTTTGCAGATGAAAAACCAAGAAGTTATGCAAAGGAGTAATTCCGTCAAGGAAACTATTTCTATGCAACAAACATATATTCGGACACTCAATGATATCAAACGGTTGAAATCAGGAAGACAGAGTGTTCGAATCACCAACGATCAACAGGATGCTAGGAAATCCCGAATCTTAAAGACAGCGGAGATTGACGTTCGAAATGGGTCCAGAACGGATATGGACAAGGAGCTAGTCATAGAGACTGAAAATTCGAAATCTGGTCACGGTTCTGATTCTAAAGTCTTTAATGGACAGAAATCTCTGACATTGGATGATATATCAAGAATTGTCGCGGCAGAACAAGCAAGGGAACTCAGACCTAACGCATTTACACACTTTACCAGAATAAAAGAGTCAGACGATGAAACGAACACATTTGTAGCCAAAAAGAGCGGCACTTACTACTCAGAACTCTCAATAGAGCAGTTTTACAGATTGCAACTTGTGGCCTTGGCTCTTCTGGCGAATGGCACCGTCGGTCTAGCGGTCTCTGATGAATGCATACACAAACTTCTGCCCCAAACACCCAAGTCATTAAATCCTTCAGGTGGTTTCTGGAACAAGTTGTTCAAGACTGGCAAAGAAAATAAAGTAATGAAATACAAGAAGGTATTCGGTACACCTCTTGAAGTTCTTTCTGAAAGGTGGGGCGTTGACTCTGACCTCAGTTCTGGCCCTGCAAAGCTACGTATACCTATCCTTGTCGATGAACTAGTATCTAGCTTACACCAGATGGACATGTCTGTGGAAGGTATATTTAGAAAGAATGGTAACATTCGCAGGTTGAAGGATTTAACGGCTGCCATTAATGAAAATCCCTCCGAAGTACCGGACCTTTCTAAGGAAAATGCTATTCAACTCTCTGCTCTTCTGAAGAAGTTTTTAAGGGAGCTTCCAATACCGCTCTTGACATTCACAATGTATGATTTATGGATACAAGCTGCGAAGTTAGAATCAAAATTCGATGGACAACGAGTATTTCCCCTGCTTTACACTTTGTTACCAAGTGCTCATCGGAACGTTGCTGAGGTGTTATTTTCTTTCTTGCATTGGACCTCATCATTTTCCCACGTTGACCATCAGATTGGATCTAAGATGGATATTCATAACTTATCAACCGTGATAGCTCCGAATATTCTTTACCAGGAAGCACCGAACAACGGTTCTTATGGAGGTTCTGCAGATGTGATTCATAATACATACCAGGATGCATTTGCGCAGAATGAAGGCGAAAACTACTTTCTTGCCATTGAAACTGTGGATTACCTGATTAATAACAACGAACAATTAAGCATGGTACCAATGTTTTTGTCCACTCTCTTGAAGGAAGTTGAAGACCTTAACCTGACAACTTATGGTGCGGTTAAAAAGCACATTGATATGTTGATTGAAGAGGGTAAGATACATGTCAAAGACTTTGTGCAGAAGGACTCTATTCAAGTTAAAGAGACCGCATCAGTGACGAAGGTAGAAATCCATAAATAACCAGATCTCATTTTCAATATAATGAGTGTATGTACTATCAGACTCTTATCAGTGACAATATTAGTGGCACCGGTAGTAAGGTGACCTCAATTCTGTACTTTCAGACAGTTTTTAATTCCGGGAAATGTATACTGACTCTTTATCAAGCTAGATAGATCTAAAGGTTAGGATAGGTACCGTCTTACATACGTGATACGCTAAAATCTGCGTCCATCATAACCGTGGCTCCAAACTTGCTTTTTCTTTTGGGGACGAGACAGGCCACTGGTAAAGCCCGCTCTTTTCGAAGACATACTGATGCTTCTCCAAGTACTTGGTTAGACCATCAGGCCCACGAGAACCATACTTATAAATTTCAGGCCGAGGGCTGTCTGGGCCCTCAAGGTAATTTAAGAGAGGGGTGAACAGCTTCCAGCTGATATCCAACTCATCGTCTCTCACAAAATTCGAATGATCGCCCAGCAAAGCATCCCGCAACAGAGATTCGTAAGCCTCCGGAATCCAGTAGTCCCTATACCTCTTCGAGTAAGTCAAATCAAGCTCCGTAATTTGGGAATTCGAATCCAACCCCGGTGTTTTAGCGTTGAATTTCAAGTATATGGCCTCATCTGGCTGGACACGGACAACTAGCTCATTGTTTGGAATATCGTTAAAAATACCCCGCGCCACGCGCTTGTATAGAATACGGATCTCAACCTTACCTTCGTTCAATGCCTTCCCTGCACGCATGACAATAGGAACTCCATCCCACCGCTCATTCTGGATATTAAAGGTCAACGCGGCAAATGTCACGCACTTAGAGTCCTTGCTGACAGTCTCGTCATCTAAGTAAGCAGGCTTTGTACCATCTTCAGATCGGCCGTACTGTCCAATCAAAATGTCTTCGTGGTCAAGAGGAACGATGGCCTTCAGCACCTTGACTTTCTCGTCACGTATGCTCTCCGGATCAAAAGATACTGGCCTCTCCATGGTTAGCAAAGTTAGTACTTGGAGCAAGTGGTTCTGCATGACGTCCCTTATAATACCAGTGGAGTCAAAGTAACCTCCACGGCCTTCCGTCCCAAATGGTTCCTTCAACGAGATCTGGATCATCTGGATATTTTCCTTATTCCAGGAGGCATTGAAGAACGCATTACCAAACCGCAGAGGTAGCAGGTTCTTGACCATCTCCTTTCCTAAGTAGTGGTCAATCCGGAATATCTCCTCCTCACGGAACAGAGGCTCCAGCTGCTTTTGCAACTTCCGAGACGACTCCAGGTCATGGCCAAAGGGCTTTTCCACAATTAACCTTGTAACGCCGCCCTCCGCATAGAGGAACTGCTTGATTTTCTCAGCAACACTGACAAACGCACTGGGAGGAAGCGCCAAGTAGAACAACCTGTGAGGTTTCTCAACGCCCCGTTCGCGCTCGTAAGCCTCAATCTGCTCCCGCAACTGCACGTACCCCTCCTCCTTGTCGTAAGGCCCAGCTACGTAGCTCATCCTCTCCAGGAACTCGGCTTGCTTGGCCTCACTCGCTGCGTCGTCTGGTTTGCTCAAGTACGGCTTGACGCGCTCCCGCAGCTCCGCATCAGATAGCTCCGACCGAGCATACCCAATAATCTTCGTGCTGTCGTCCAGGTACCCCTCGCGATACAATCCATACAGTGCTGGGAAcgtcttcttcttggcAAGATCCCCTGAGGCTCCAAACACTGTAATTATCACATCCTTTTCAAAAGCGTCTGTCCTCGTCACTTCTCCACACATCATTTCGCTAGCAGTGCTCAATATCCTTACTATGCTATGTATGGCAGATTAGCAGGATTCTGTAAAAGGGTGATGTGATACCTTGGGTTTATAGATGCTAGCTCTGTTCAACTGCTTACTAAGTGTCTGAAAAATTCAACCAACGGTTAGGACTTGTGTATTACTAAAAGAATCAGGGTGTATGGATATGGGGGACTCGTTTGGGGTACACGTGCCTAGCATGGTGCCATCTTCAGGTGCATTGTATATGGGTGATTTACAGTAGATATGTATGCTATGTACAGCGGGGCTACCATGCGTTCGCCACAGTAAGGACATCGTCTGTCGGTGCAAGCGGGCGCAGGTTGTAGATATAGGAAGGCTGCGAGTAGGTCGGCATGGGTATATCCAGAGTAGGTAAGCGGGCGTATCCTTCGTTCAGCTGGGAGACCAAATCCCTGCGCTGCGAGGGCCCGAGCCCACCGTTGAGTAGCCCACCACCATTGATGCAGCCTGAGGGGCAGGCCATCACCTCGATGAAGTCTGCGTTGCACGGATCTGTCGCAGGAGGCGCGGGGCTGGCCTGCGGGAGTCTCCGGCGGACAACCTTGGCACTGCGTTTTGTAGCGGGGGACAGCAGCTTGCGCACAAGGTTCTGGATGTTGCGGAAGCCATAGAGCTCGCCCGCCGAGGCAAGGAGCACGCCGCTCGGAGCCAGGAGGCGATGCTCCAGTAGGTCTGCGTTGCGACCGGCCTGCGTTGCGATGGTGGAGCCAGGGTGTAGGCGCTGCATGTGTAGAATGTACTGGTATGCGTAACCGCCAGAGGAGGAGCCCGCAGACGAGCACCAGCTCACGCGCGGGTCCCAGCCTGGAGGTGTCAGCTGCGCAATTGGGACAGCCGCGCCGGCGAAGCTGTGCAGATCGAGCTGGAGTtcgtccagcagcgccacAAACTCACGCGGGGTCAGCACGCAGTCCACCTCGCGCGCGCAGTCTTCGCGCGCGGCCTCCAACTTCTTGTCAAAGCACGGCATCAGACTAAGGTGGTATATATTGGGGTCTGCAGCATGGAGCAGCGCGCCTGTGATCTGCTGCGGCGACTTGACGTCCAGCATGTACGGCACAAGGCCAGGCTTCGTCTTTTCCGCATACAGAACAAAACCGGGACACACGCTGCACAGCAGTGGGCCCTGCACGCCCTGCTGCTTCCGCTCTACGAGGCGAGCGTTGGTCTGCTGGACCGAGAGCTCGCGCCCCAGCTGCGTGCCGACGACGTATTTGGCGCCAAAGTAGCTGCCCAGAACGCCGCTCAGGCACTGGTCCAGCTCAGCCACCGATAACCCGAAGTGCTGTGCCAGCGACAGCCGGCTCTGCGGCGCCACGCTCACTGCCAATGCCTTTGGCGCGAGTGAGCGCCAGGCTTCCAGAAACACGCCGTGACTCTGCCGGCTCAGAAGGATTTCTTCGCTGGACGTGATGCACCCCGCACACGCGAGGCAGTCCTGCAGCGAAATAGACACTTTTGTGGCTTCCTGTGGCTCTTTCCCCACCTCCAGTGCCTCATCGCCCTCGTCTGCCGTGTGCAGTGTCCGAGTAGGCTTCACACAGGCCACCTGGGCGCCTATAAAATCGTTCAGGTCACTCTCTGACAGTTTCGCACTCATACTTACGCCCAGCTGCTAGAAGCTACGATTCTCCTGTCCAGTTACTTATCAAGCAGAATCACCTGTGGTCGTATTACTCATGCTGTGAAATTTCCGGACAGACGAAGGTACTATCCGGATACCGGACAGGAAAATGCGCCTCCGTCCGTAATGAATATTTTACCATTTTGTTTAATTTCAACTTAGATCTGCAGAAGAAACACCGACGCAACAGTCACTGCCAAGGTTCTAGGACCTGGGCTTATGATATCTCCGCTTGCACCCGCAGAATTCAGTTTCTTGTAAAGTTTCCTCTTCTTTTCAGAGATAAAGGCAACCTTGCGGATTATGTTGACGAAAAAGGCGAGCCGTTCCAAGAAATGGCAGACAGCCGACTGTATATAAGTAGCTCAGCAGCCAAAAGATGGTTGCATCCGTTTCTCGTAGAGGTCAGACATTTGCTCGTGCGCTCAGAAGAGGACTAACGACATCAGTAAGACAACCAAACAGATACAGAGCAATGTCGATAGAGATTACGGATCTAGCTAGATGGGACCAGGAGTTGAAGGCGGACATCAACCACGGGTTGGCGTCTACGGTGCTCAAGAACTACAACGCCGACGAGGTCTTGCTTGACAAGACGCAGTTGCTAAAGCACTACCCTCGCGTTTTCAATGTGGGGCTCTCGGAAGAGGTTGGGCCTGTGACAAACCAGCGGTCCTCCGGGCGCTGCTGGTTGTTCGCGGCCACCAACGAGTTGCGCCTCAACGTTGCACAGAAGCTTAACTTAAAGGAGTTTGAGCTCTCGCAGGCATACTTGTTTTTCTACGACAAGCTTGAGAAGGCGAACTACTTTTTGGACCAGATTGTCGACACTGCCAACGAGGAAGTGGAGTCGCGCTTGGTCCAGTACTTGCTCACGTCGCCCGTGCAGGACGGCGGGCAATACAGCATGTTCGTGAATTTGGTCCGCAAATACGGTGTGTTACCTAAGGACCTCTACGCAGACTTGGCATTCTCCACGACCAACTCGGCCAAGTGGAACAGCTTGCTAACCACCAAGCTCCGCGAGTTCGGCCAGGAATTGCGCGAGGCTGCCGCCCGCGGGGAGGACGTCTCTGGGCGCCGCACCTCCATGCAGAAGGAGCTTGTGCGCCTAATGTCTCTCTTCATGGACCTGCCACCTTACCGTCCCGACGAGGAGTTCACCTGGGAGTATACCGATAAAGACGGCAAGACTCAGTCCTTGTTCACGACCCCGCTCCAGTTTGCCCGCGAACATGCGGGCCTCGACATCGCCAAACCTGTCTCCCTCATCAACGATCCTAGACACCCTTACGGCTCCTTGATCAAGATCGACCGCTTGGGCAACGTCCTTGGTGGTGACGAGGTCCGCTACCTCAACGTCGACAACGACACTCTATCCGCCTTGGTGGTCAAGCGTCTCCGCAACAAGCGCCCTGTCTTCTTCGGCTCACACACGCCCAAGTTTATGTCCAAGCAGCACGGTGTACTAGACACCCGGTTGTGGAACTACCGTGGCATTGGCTACGAGTTCACCCAGGACAAGGCCTCTAGGATACGCTACGGCGAGAGTTTGATGACCCACGCTATGCTCATCACCGGCGTCCACGTGGACAGCGCAGATAAGCCCATCCGTTACAAGGTCGAAAACTCCTGGGGCAAGGATATCGGGAAGGACGGATACTTTGTCATGACGCAGGAGTATTTCGAGGAGTACTCTTTCCAGATCGTGGTTGACATCGACGAACTCCCAGAGGAATTGGCCGCCAAGTTCCAAACTAAAGAGGAGAAGCCGATCGTGCTACCAATCTGGGACCCAATGGGTGCCCTAGCCCAATAAGGCCTACATAGACGATTTCGTAATGTGTATATCATTAGAATTTCTGTCATATGCCTATGTTGTCACGTGCAAATTGAACAGAGGCTGCATGCGGGAAAAACCACGATGCCTATATTGGCGAGGTAAGCCGGAGCCATTGCTTCGTTCCGCAAGACAGCGAATCCTGGGACTATTCAGCCTCCACTTGACACCTGTCAGGCTCGAATTACATTACATACTGCGAAATGAGGTTTGCAACAGTTGCGGGCCTGTTGCCGCTACTGCAGTATGTTACCGGGCAGGTTGTACCGGCCAAAGACCATATCAACAGGGAGTATTTCGCGGTGGAAGCAGATGGGAGCCTGGAGGAGCTATTGGAGGCGCATCCGGGGTGGCAGTTCGAACATGCAGTGCGAGGGCTGGAGCGGCACTATGTTCTTTCACGCGTGCGAAGCGAATTGCAGCCGCGAGCCCAGGTGCAGCACAAGGCCGGCGGAGCACGTGCATGGCATGAGCTGGTGCCGCACCGCCTAGCGAAGCGGATGCCGATCCGCGACGCGGAGTTGGGGGACCAATTGTCGCAGCGCGCGGTACTGAAGAAAGAACTGAACATCAAGGATCCGCTATTTGATGAGCAGTGGCATCTTTTGAACACGCGATATCCCAAAAATGACATGAATGTCACGGGATTATGGCAAAAGAACATTACGGGCCATGGGATAGTTGTAGCAGTTGTCGACGATGGGCTGGACTACGAGAGCGAGGACCTGAAGGATAATTTTTGTGCAGAGGGATCCTGGGACTTCAATTCAAACACAGCGCTGCCAAAACCGATGTTAAGCGATGACACTCATGGTACGCGCTGCGCAGGAGAAATTGCCGCGGCAAAAAATCAGTTCTGTGGACTGGGAGTAGCTTTTAATAGCAAAGTCTCGGGGATTCGGATTCTGTCGGAGGATATTACTCCTGAGGATGAAGCAGCTTCGCTAGTTTACGGGTTGGATATCAATGACATCTACTCCTGTTCATGGGGTCCGACTGACAATGGGGAAGAGCTGCAGGCTCCGAGTGATCTTGTAAAGAAGGCTATCATCAGGGGTGTGACAGAAGGCAGAGACCGGAAGGGTGCCCTATATGTGTTTGCCAGTGGAAATGGCGGGGCGCTTGGCGACAATTGCAACTATGATGGATATACCAATTCCATTTACTCAATTACTGTTAGTGCGCTCGACCACAGAGGTCTCCATCCTACATACGCGGAGAGTTGCTCGGCAGTACTAGTCGTTGCGCACTCTTCGGGGTCAGGCAATTTTATTCGTACAACTGATGTTAACGGCCAGTGCTTTGACCATCATGGGGGGACCTCAGCTGCCGCCCCACTAGCCGCCGGCGTCTACGCTTTACTCCTTCAGGTGAACCCAAATTTGACTTGGAGAGATGTACAATACCTGACTATCTTAACTTCAATTGAGGTGAATCCTGATGACAGCGACTGGCAAGAGGGCTCACTCGGCAGGCGCTACTCGCATAAATATGGCTACGGAAAACTGGATGCTTATAATATCGTGGAACTCGCCAAAAGCTGGAAAAATGTCAATCCCCAGGCATGGTATTACCACCCAACTATTATAGCCAACCAGACCATTGCGACACCAGACGTATACATTGATTCTACTACTTCtgtatcacgtgatgcACTTGATAAGGCTAACCTCAAGCGTGTAGAACACGTCACTGTCACGGTTGACATCGAGGCTAGTATCCGCGGGTTTACGACCGTGGACCTGATTGCTCCTAATAACCATATCTCTCATTTAGGGGTGGTGCGGAAAAAGGACAAGTCTCACGCTGGTTTTAGAAATTGGACATTTATGTCAGTTGCGCATTGGGGCTACGCCGGAGAAGGCGACTGGAAATTACAAGTGCGGACAACGTCAAAAAAGAATACTGTTCATCTTAAAGGATGGCGCTTGAAGCTATTTGGTGAGTCAATTGATGCTTCAAAGGCCGTCGCAGCCGAATTTGGGAATGACCAGGAGGACTTGCAGGATACGCCTACTGGAACTTCAGATGAGCCTGTCTCTTCCACCTCCACACCAAATAGCACGAGCACATCGCAGGACGAACTCAACACCGGGGCGAGCAAAATAGTGCCCACTCATCATGCAAAAAATTATTACCTCATGATATTCGTCGTAGGTGCCGTCATCCTCGTCCTCTATCTGTTTTTCTTCTCCAAGACACGGCGCATACGGCGCTCCCGCGCTGAGGCATTTGAGTTTGATATAATAGATACCGATTCTGAATACGACTCAACTGTTGATAACCATGATCCTACTGCGCGGATGCTGAGCGATAATGATCTCAATGATTTTGACTTTGATCTCTCCGATCTAGAGGCCCCGGAAAGCCCCAGCGATACTGGTTCAGCAACCGCGGCCCCACACTCAAAAAATGATCGCAGCCTCAGTACCATAGCCGAAAATCCGTTTGAAGCTGGTGATGAGGGGATTCCACAGTCTGAGCAAGGTGCAAATCACAAGTACACGAAGTAAGAACACTTTTGTATGCATTATATATTCCAAAAAAAGCATTTTAAGATTATAAAGGCCCTCAATGTAGGTGGATACGCCCAGCTATCCTTATAGCTACTATCGGTCGGCAATCGCCACAATATATATATGTTGATTTTATTACTGTGTTTGCTGCATTTATCTTTGCATCAGATGTGTCTCTCTTCGATCCAAGATTCACCGAAGTTGGATGGCCTTGATATCTGTACTTTTTTTTCATCGGTTGCATTCGATTCATTAGCTTTTAATAATCAGCGCACTATAGAAAAGTGTCCAGTTCCGGGAGTTCAGTAATCGCTAAAACGGTACACAAATGCATCTGGAGCACTTGATGAGCTCGACTACCGCTGTTTCGTGGTCAAAGATAGGACTTATTGCTTATGGTGATGCCCAGAGCCAAGACGGCAATCTTTGTATCACTTTTTTGGAAACGGTGAATGGTAGCAACTGGCGATTCCATCCACCTAAAAAGTATGTGATCCATCCTCAGCTCCATGAAGACCAGAGTAGCAATGGGAATCCCAAGAGCCCGCTATTTTTCCACGATTTGCGCTCCATGCACTGGAACAACTGGGGCCTCCTTAACGGGGAGCTGCTGGCAGTATGTGATGAGTTGGGAAACATGACAGTACTGGCTGCAGGCCAAGGGCTTAACGGGAACGGTGCATATGACCGGCTTTCGGTGCTATTCCAAGATAACATATTCAAGATCCATAACCAGGTCCTCCCACTGGAATCCGTGCCGAAAAAGGATGCCACGCCGAAGGTGGAGCGGAAGCATACGAAAAAAGAGTACTACTCGACCATCCTGGATTTTCAATGGATAGGGAACCAGAAACCCAGCGTTGCACAAGTTGCTGCCCAGCGGGACCGTACCAATAATATTTTCAAGAACCAGATGCATCAGTGTCCCCCTTACGGAGTATTCCATCCAGCGTCCATAAAGAGCGCCTGCATTGCGATAAGAAGGAACGGATATATAGATTTATGGTACCAGTTCTCTAACACATTAGATTTTAAAAAGATATCGTTGCAGCTCTCAAAGGACAAGGAATCAGAGTGGCTACAATACGCACAAATTGCACATACGGACAAGGAGCAATGCTTTCTAATTGGTGTATTCTCTAATGTGGCGAAGAGCTTTGCGTTTTACGAGTTGTTGATAAACTGGAATGTAAATACCACAAATCAAGCTATGTTTCATGATCCCAAGTTAACGCTCAGACATATACTGCGGGTTAGGCCCGATGCCCTGGGTCCCAATGGTGAGCTACTGAAGCTAGAGAACTTCCATGTTATATCAAAGACTGCACTGCCTGGTACAAGGCCTGAGATTCTGATTTCGTATAATATTCTCGGCACCGAAAGGTCGCTCGTGAGGAGGTTCCAAATGGTACTATCTAACCCAGATATGGTATTTTTGTCTTCACTTGGCCTCGCCATAACTGCACTACACAACAACCATAGTGTGCTGCGCTATAGTATGAAGCATGTTCAAGATCTTACTTTTGATTCGAAAATCATGGATATCCAATCACATTCATTAGACGCACTTGTGTGCTTTAGACTGCATAACGGACGATTCCAACTTTACAACAGGCATACTTGGGCAGTAGAAAGCGAGACAGCAGATGCTAAACAGATAGGCGGTTATACAAAGGATACTATTATTTCAATATTCGGGAGCGGATTTAATTACCCGCTCCTCCCCCCGGCAGACGCGATTGAATGGTGCGCAATCTCACCTTCATCTGGAGGTATAATACTAAAGCTGAAGTGCAAGCCACAACCTACATTTTATGCGCTAGAACAGAGTGTTCTGACCGATCCCTCGAGAGATATCGTGCACGCGACTGCTTTTGCATTTGAGTTTGTGCGATTTAATAACATGATTCATAGTGGGGAGGACTTGGCAATCGCAGCTAAGACCCATGTCTTTAGGTTACAGCGGCTCAGCGAGGAACGGGCCGTGAACTTCATTGCGTCAGTCATCGGTGCAATCCTCAGTCTATATGGTATACACTTTGACGGGCCCAAGGAAATCCTAGAGAAGTTGCTGCAGTCTAAGGCCATACAGAAGATATTTCTATTGCAAATGGAACTGGGTTCCCACTTGAAGAACAAGAACGTCTATTCTATGGCATATGCCTCGATGAAACTCAGAAGCATCAACTTGGCCATGAATGGCGTAGCACGCAATGTCCATGCCATGATCCAGCACACTGCAGTAGTAAACTCTTTACCCAACGGCAGAGCGTTCCAGTTTGCGTTTTCCAAACAAGACCTGATCTATTCTCTCATACCATCGGTAAATTGGTTTGTGTCATTCGTCACCTTTCTAACCCAGCAATTGATAATGCTCGTAAACAACCCCATGGACAACACCCATAGCctcgtgctggggataTTATCCTGCATAACTACACGTCACCTGATGCTCAAGGTCATCCTGGAACTCAAAAATATGATCGGCCTCATTACAAAGTTCCCAGAAACTACGTACACGGTCCTCAATGAGTCGTCGCGCTTTCTCCGCAAGGCGCTGGGTGATAGCCCTGTTAACCTTGAGAAGTTCGAGGTCTTCCTTAACGAGATCAACAACAAGTTTCTGTCTCTTCTGGACGACCACGGCGCGCAGTCCATGGACCGCGAGCCATCATTTATGGTGAAGGCAGAAATACCGCCTGCCCTAGGCCACGTCCGTGAGTTCCTGCTATCGTTCGCCGGCTCCGCTCTTCTCGCACAGACCAACCTCGCTGAGGTTTTCTTTGCCTCCACACATAACCTGCGTATCTTCGACCACCAGCACTTCCACCCCTCTGTCGCAAACCTGCTCCAGCCCCCTGAAAAGGGTCTAGTGGTTGATGACGCCATCCTCCCCGACGCTTGCCGCGGTTCCAGCTCTTTCTCTCCGCTGGACTACGACGACATATCCAGTGAGTGGGTGGACATGTCCGCTCTGGTTAGGATCAAGCGCTGTGTACGCTGCGGCTGCGTCACCCGTGCCGGCAATCCTGTGGCTAAAAACAACACCATCCTCGAGACATCTATCGTCACCAAACGCTGGACCGCCCTATATTCCCGCTATTGCCAGTGCACTGGCCTGCTCTACGAGCTAGATACCCCCTAGTTCTGCGCCCCGCGCTCCGCGTTGCATATGCTGCTTACATGCACCCCGTGCTGCATCCTAGTGCTACATTCCGACTATTATGTCGCTGTACATACTACTTGTGCCTTTTGCGGGCCATCGCCGAGCAGCTTCGATATGATCGAGCCCGCAGATCGCTGTCAAAAAAAACCTATAATTTATAATAAAGAACATACTACAGATCTCCACAGGCGCGCGGTCGTAGTTGCCACGCCAGTTCTCAGGAATACCGAAAAAGGCATTATAACCCAAGTTATCACCGATTTCTCGATATTTTCATAGCGCATCGATTGTCTTGCTTTAAGCGTTACGTCTAATTAGCTCATTTCAGGACATTGCAAACAAGAAAGAGAATACAGGGACATAAAGTCGCAAGTTTACGATGTCATCAGAAACTCGAAACACGCTGTATAACCCGCTGGACAGGTCGCAGATCTCGTTCATCCCAGCAGAGCTGAGCTCGATCAACGACTCTCTGGGCGATTCTGCATATGAC contains:
- the SIN4 gene encoding Sin4p (Syntenic homolog of Saccharomyces cerevisiae YNL236W (SIN4)) encodes the protein MHLEHLMSSTTAVSWSKIGLIAYGDAQSQDGNLCITFLETVNGSNWRFHPPKKYVIHPQLHEDQSSNGNPKSPLFFHDLRSMHWNNWGLLNGELLAVCDELGNMTVLAAGQGLNGNGAYDRLSVLFQDNIFKIHNQVLPLESVPKKDATPKVERKHTKKEYYSTILDFQWIGNQKPSVAQVAAQRDRTNNIFKNQMHQCPPYGVFHPASIKSACIAIRRNGYIDLWYQFSNTLDFKKISLQLSKDKESEWLQYAQIAHTDKEQCFLIGVFSNVAKSFAFYELLINWNVNTTNQAMFHDPKLTLRHILRVRPDALGPNGELLKLENFHVISKTALPGTRPEILISYNILGTERSLVRRFQMVLSNPDMVFLSSLGLAITALHNNHSVLRYSMKHVQDLTFDSKIMDIQSHSLDALVCFRLHNGRFQLYNRHTWAVESETADAKQIGGYTKDTIISIFGSGFNYPLLPPADAIEWCAISPSSGGIILKLKCKPQPTFYALEQSVLTDPSRDIVHATAFAFEFVRFNNMIHSGEDLAIAAKTHVFRLQRLSEERAVNFIASVIGAILSLYGIHFDGPKEILEKLLQSKAIQKIFLLQMELGSHLKNKNVYSMAYASMKLRSINLAMNGVARNVHAMIQHTAVVNSLPNGRAFQFAFSKQDLIYSLIPSVNWFVSFVTFLTQQLIMLVNNPMDNTHSLVLGILSCITTRHLMLKVILELKNMIGLITKFPETTYTVLNESSRFLRKALGDSPVNLEKFEVFLNEINNKFLSLLDDHGAQSMDREPSFMVKAEIPPALGHVREFLLSFAGSALLAQTNLAEVFFASTHNLRIFDHQHFHPSVANLLQPPEKGLVVDDAILPDACRGSSSFSPLDYDDISSEWVDMSALVRIKRCVRCGCVTRAGNPVAKNNTILETSIVTKRWTALYSRYCQCTGLLYELDTP